A genome region from Cyprinus carpio isolate SPL01 chromosome B23, ASM1834038v1, whole genome shotgun sequence includes the following:
- the LOC109052569 gene encoding transcription elongation factor A protein 2-like: protein MVKDQEVERIAKKLDKMVHKKNTDGAIDLLRELKNMKMSLETLQSTRIGMSVNAVRKQSSDEEVQTLAKSLIKTWKKLLDGSEGKSEEKKKGGSPLQSSSAKDCPGSSDTSNKPETPKTPTTPVTPKFTTFPPAPITTDSVRTKCRELLVAALQTDGDYQTIGVDCEHLAAQIEDYIYQEFKSTDMKYKTRLRSRISNLKDQKNPDLRRNVLCGNISPDRIASMTAEEMASAELKEIRKALTKESIREHQLSKVGGTETDMFICGKCKGKNCTYTQVQTRSADEPMTTFVLCNECGNRWKFC, encoded by the exons ATGGTGAAGGACCAAGAAGTGGAGCGCATCGCAAAGAAGCTGGACAAAATGGTGCACAAGAAAAACACT GATGGTGCCATTGACCTGCTTCGGGAGCTGAAGAACATGAAGATGTCTTTGGAGACCCTACAG TCCACGCGGATCGGGATGTCAGTGAATGCAGTGCGGAAGCAGAGCTCGGACGAGGAGGTGCAGACCCTGGCCAAATCTCTCATCAAGACCTGGAAGAAACTGCTGG ATGGTTCTGAGGGTAAATCGGAGGAGAAGAAAAAAGGAGGATCGCCTCTCCAGTCCTCATCTGCTAAAGACTGTCCTGGATCCAGTGACACCAG TAACAAGCCGGAGACACCAAAAACTCCCACCACCCCAGTCACCCCCAAATTCACCACCTTCCCACCTGCACCCATCACGACAGACAGCGTGCGCACTAAATGCAGAGAGCTGCTGGTGGCGGCCCTACAGACTGATG gtgaTTACCAGACGATCGGTGTAGACTGTGAACACCTGGCAGCACAGATTGAAGATT ATATCTACCAGGAGTTCAAGTCCACTGACATGAAGTACAAAACCAGACTGAGGAGTCGCATCTCCAACCTCAAGGACCAGAAAAACCCAGATTTACGCCGGAACGTCCTGTGCGGCAACATCTCTCCAGACCGCATCGCCAGCATGACCGCAGAG GAGATGGCAAGCGCAGAGCTGAAAGAGATCAGGAAAGCGCTGACCAAGGAGTCCATTCGAGAGCATCAGCTCTCCAAAGTGGGCGGTACCGAGACTGACATGTTCATCTGTGGAAAATGCAAGGGCAAGAACTGCACTTACACTCAG GTCCAGACACGCAGCGCAGATGAACCCATGACCACCTTCGTGCTGTGCAACGAGTGTGGAAACCGGTGGAAG TTTTGTTAA